One part of the Clostridia bacterium genome encodes these proteins:
- a CDS encoding AraC family transcriptional regulator has translation MQNLGYVQDEARLQFRPLYYGHENCMPGHSYGPDMRANYLIHYVVSGCGVFQTGGKEYNVNPGELFVIAPGEESYYRADDKNPWTYIWIGFASSEVLHLDDVIPCPGASEIFNGIQRCERFKNGRTAYLKARLWDLFVILIDSENYTTKYIDEALKIIHSSYMRELTVNEIAQELNLNRTYFSVLFKEKVGVTPKEYLTNYRMDTAASLLKMHHKSVSTVARSVGYPDLFTFSRMFKKRFGVSPTKYLQSLQGRKRDFEEIHLNGIYLKEE, from the coding sequence ATGCAGAATTTAGGTTATGTGCAGGACGAGGCGCGATTGCAGTTCCGCCCGCTGTATTACGGACATGAAAACTGTATGCCCGGTCACTCCTACGGTCCGGATATGCGTGCTAACTATTTAATCCATTATGTGGTATCGGGGTGTGGTGTATTTCAGACCGGGGGCAAAGAATACAACGTCAATCCCGGCGAGCTGTTTGTGATTGCCCCGGGCGAAGAAAGCTACTACCGTGCAGACGATAAAAATCCCTGGACCTATATCTGGATTGGCTTTGCCTCCAGCGAGGTGTTGCATTTAGACGATGTGATTCCCTGCCCCGGTGCAAGCGAAATTTTCAATGGTATTCAGCGGTGCGAGCGTTTTAAAAACGGCAGAACCGCATATTTAAAAGCAAGGCTCTGGGATTTGTTCGTCATTCTGATTGACAGCGAAAACTACACCACCAAATATATAGACGAAGCCTTAAAAATCATTCATTCCAGCTACATGCGCGAACTTACGGTAAACGAAATTGCCCAAGAGCTGAATTTAAACCGCACCTATTTTTCGGTGCTTTTCAAAGAAAAAGTAGGCGTAACACCAAAGGAATATTTAACCAACTACCGCATGGACACCGCAGCTTCCCTTTTGAAAATGCACCACAAATCGGTTTCCACCGTGGCACGGTCTGTGGGCTACCCCGACCTTTTCACCTTTTCCAGAATGTTCAAAAAGCGGTTTGGCGTATCCCCCACCAAATACCTGCAATCCCTGCAGGGCAGAAAACGGGATTTTGAAGAAATCCACTTGAACGGAATCTATTTAAAAGAAGAGTAA
- a CDS encoding sodium:alanine symporter family protein, protein MDKLLEIVNTVNTYLSDYILIVLLVGVGLFFTIKTRFVQVRCFGEGFKKVFGKFTLRGGKQEGGLSSFQALATAIAAQVGTGNIVGACGAILAGGPGAIFWMWIIAFLGMATIYAEAVLAQETREVDADGNIQGGPVYYMKKAFPNGFGKFLSVFFAIATIIALGFIGVMVQSNSIAGSVATAAPAIPSFVVGLVVAGISAFIFIGGVSRLASVTEKMVPIMAVIYLLGGLAIVIARIQYLPEAVGMIFKYAFQPQAIIGGAFGAALKAAISQGAKRGLFSNEAGMGSTPHAHALAKVEKPHDQGVVAMTGLFIDTFVVLTMTALIVITTLYAGNGVLSTADGAKVAVEGGLANTNMVQNAFQVVFAGNLGAKIGAIFVAVCLFFFAFSTILSWNLFGKVNAQYLFGKKAVIVYSVISVLCIFLGTVMKNDLVWALMDMFNQLMVLPNVIALVALAGIVVKTSKSNKLQK, encoded by the coding sequence ATGGACAAATTATTGGAAATTGTAAACACCGTCAACACCTATCTTTCAGACTATATTCTGATTGTGCTGTTGGTTGGTGTCGGCTTGTTCTTTACCATTAAAACCCGCTTTGTACAGGTGCGTTGCTTTGGTGAAGGCTTTAAGAAGGTATTTGGTAAATTTACATTAAGAGGCGGTAAGCAGGAGGGCGGTTTAAGCTCGTTCCAGGCTTTAGCTACTGCAATTGCGGCACAGGTTGGTACCGGTAACATCGTAGGTGCCTGCGGTGCAATTTTAGCAGGTGGTCCCGGCGCGATTTTCTGGATGTGGATTATTGCATTTTTGGGCATGGCAACCATCTATGCCGAAGCTGTTTTGGCACAGGAAACCCGTGAAGTGGATGCAGACGGCAACATTCAGGGCGGTCCTGTTTACTACATGAAAAAGGCGTTCCCGAACGGCTTTGGTAAGTTTTTGTCTGTTTTCTTTGCGATTGCAACCATCATTGCACTGGGCTTTATCGGTGTAATGGTACAGTCTAATTCTATTGCAGGCTCTGTGGCAACCGCAGCACCGGCAATTCCGAGCTTTGTAGTGGGTCTGGTTGTTGCAGGTATCTCGGCATTTATTTTTATCGGTGGTGTAAGCAGATTGGCTTCCGTTACCGAAAAAATGGTACCGATTATGGCGGTTATTTACTTGCTTGGCGGTCTGGCGATTGTGATTGCAAGAATCCAGTATCTGCCCGAAGCAGTTGGTATGATTTTCAAATATGCGTTCCAGCCCCAGGCAATCATTGGCGGTGCGTTTGGTGCGGCACTCAAAGCTGCAATCAGCCAGGGTGCAAAGAGAGGCTTGTTCTCCAACGAAGCCGGTATGGGTTCTACACCGCATGCGCACGCTTTGGCAAAGGTTGAAAAGCCCCACGATCAGGGTGTTGTAGCGATGACAGGCTTGTTTATTGATACTTTTGTGGTACTTACCATGACTGCGTTGATTGTTATCACCACCCTTTATGCAGGCAACGGTGTGCTGTCTACTGCTGACGGTGCAAAGGTAGCCGTAGAAGGCGGTCTTGCAAATACCAATATGGTACAAAATGCATTCCAGGTTGTATTCGCAGGGAATCTTGGTGCAAAAATCGGTGCAATTTTTGTAGCGGTTTGTCTGTTCTTCTTTGCGTTTTCTACCATCCTCAGCTGGAATCTCTTTGGTAAAGTGAATGCACAGTATCTGTTCGGCAAAAAGGCAGTTATTGTGTACTCTGTAATCAGCGTTTTGTGTATCTTCTTAGGTACTGTTATGAAAAATGATCTGGTTTGGGCTTTGATGGATATGTTTAACCAGTTGATGGTTTTGCCTAACGTTATTGCCCTTGTGGCACTTGCGGGCATTGTTGTGAAGACCTCCAAGTCCAATAAGTTGCAGAAATAA
- the asnB gene encoding asparagine synthase (glutamine-hydrolyzing) — protein sequence MCGIAGFVHQSIPLNQPEYKALGEKMAHTLSHRGPDAEGVVAYNNAVLAHARLAVIDLEGGNQPMTRTRNGKTYTVVYNGELYNTKEIRRELIREGASLSTESDTEVLLLAYMYFGPGFVHLLNGIYAFAIWDESERKLFLCRDRFGVKPLFYTMKDGFFVFGSEIKALFAFGVPAELDREGLCEIFGIGPAVSPGVGVFKNIHEVKPGYSGYLTEEALCLTPYYRLHSALHTDSYEETVDTVRYLLCDAVRRQTVSDVPLCTFLSGGLDSSLITAIVAKNQQAPLCTYSFDYEGNDRYFKPSEFQPDADGAYINIMAETFKTDHKVLYQNSVQLVENLYKAVEYKDLPGMADVDSSLLGFLRQVRQRHTVALSGECADEIFGGYPWFFKEEMLNCGTFPWCPDVAGREAVLAPALRGKIGLLEYVQEKYESFLSEMPEFTYRNPLDTRRREVGFLNLYWFMATLLNRKDRMSMASGLEVRVPFCDHRLIQYVWNIPWDMKAKDGERKHILREAAKGILPESVRCRKKSPYPKTHNPDFEKLVKQELKAVLQDRNAPIRDLIDLEYANKLTEDNYDYGKPWFGQLMAGPQRIAYLLQVNYWLEKYNVRILSA from the coding sequence ATGTGCGGAATTGCAGGCTTTGTACACCAAAGCATTCCACTCAATCAGCCCGAATACAAAGCACTTGGCGAAAAAATGGCACACACCCTTTCCCATCGGGGACCCGATGCGGAAGGGGTTGTTGCGTACAATAACGCGGTGCTTGCCCATGCACGGCTGGCGGTGATTGATTTAGAAGGCGGAAATCAGCCCATGACCCGAACCAGAAACGGAAAGACATATACAGTGGTTTATAACGGTGAGCTTTACAACACCAAGGAAATCCGTCGCGAGCTGATACGGGAGGGGGCGTCGCTTTCTACCGAGTCGGATACCGAGGTGTTGCTTCTGGCATACATGTATTTCGGACCGGGCTTTGTGCATCTGTTAAATGGCATTTATGCGTTTGCCATTTGGGATGAATCGGAAAGAAAGCTGTTTTTGTGTAGGGATCGATTTGGAGTAAAGCCTCTTTTCTATACCATGAAGGACGGTTTTTTTGTGTTTGGCTCTGAAATAAAAGCCCTTTTTGCCTTTGGCGTGCCGGCAGAGCTTGACCGGGAGGGGCTTTGCGAAATTTTCGGTATCGGTCCTGCGGTATCACCCGGGGTCGGTGTGTTTAAAAATATCCACGAGGTAAAGCCCGGCTATTCAGGATATCTGACAGAGGAAGCGCTTTGTTTAACGCCGTATTACCGCCTGCATTCTGCTCTGCACACCGACAGCTATGAGGAAACGGTGGACACGGTGCGGTATCTGCTTTGTGATGCGGTGCGTCGGCAGACGGTGTCGGATGTACCCCTTTGCACCTTTTTGTCGGGAGGCTTGGATTCCAGTCTGATTACCGCCATTGTGGCGAAAAATCAGCAAGCCCCTCTTTGTACCTATTCTTTTGATTACGAGGGAAATGACCGCTATTTTAAGCCCTCCGAATTTCAGCCCGATGCAGACGGGGCATATATCAATATTATGGCAGAAACTTTTAAGACCGACCATAAGGTGTTGTATCAGAACTCTGTACAGCTGGTGGAAAATCTGTATAAAGCGGTGGAGTACAAGGATTTGCCGGGCATGGCGGATGTGGATTCTTCGCTTTTGGGCTTTTTGAGGCAGGTGCGGCAAAGACACACCGTTGCTCTTTCGGGCGAGTGTGCGGATGAAATTTTTGGTGGGTATCCGTGGTTTTTCAAGGAGGAAATGTTAAATTGCGGAACCTTTCCCTGGTGTCCCGATGTAGCGGGCAGAGAAGCCGTTTTGGCACCTGCACTTCGGGGAAAAATCGGACTTTTGGAATATGTGCAGGAAAAATACGAAAGCTTTTTATCCGAAATGCCCGAATTTACCTATCGGAATCCGTTGGATACGCGTCGTCGGGAGGTGGGGTTTTTAAATTTATACTGGTTTATGGCAACCCTGCTGAACCGGAAGGACAGAATGAGCATGGCAAGCGGTCTGGAGGTCCGGGTGCCGTTTTGCGACCATCGGCTGATTCAGTATGTGTGGAATATTCCGTGGGATATGAAGGCAAAGGATGGAGAACGAAAGCACATTTTAAGAGAAGCGGCAAAAGGCATTCTGCCCGAGTCGGTGCGGTGCCGTAAAAAAAGTCCGTACCCTAAAACCCACAACCCCGATTTTGAAAAACTGGTAAAGCAGGAATTAAAGGCGGTTCTGCAGGACAGAAATGCACCGATTCGCGATTTGATTGATTTGGAATATGCAAACAAGCTGACCGAGGACAATTATGATTACGGCAAGCCCTGGTTCGGTCAGCTGATGGCGGGACCGCAAAGAATTGCGTACCTGCTTCAGGTGAATTACTGGCTTGAAAAGTACAATGTGAGAATTCTTTCGGCTTGA
- a CDS encoding SGNH/GDSL hydrolase family protein — protein sequence MELKGKIINCLGDSITQGAGASDPKEKYVEVLKKISKAKKVNNYGIGGTRIAKKTVPSENAVHDQDYVSRFAEMDDNADVILVFGGTNDYGHGDAKMGTFKSRDPYTFYGALHVLCEGLAKKYVGKSIVFLTPLHRTGEDNIDQNGHVLKEYVNAIKEVATYYSFPVLDLFAVSGMQPAIPEIKETLMPDGLHPSSKGHAILAERIYNFLLAL from the coding sequence ATGGAATTAAAAGGAAAAATCATTAACTGTCTTGGCGACAGTATTACCCAAGGGGCAGGGGCATCCGACCCGAAAGAAAAATATGTGGAAGTTTTAAAGAAAATTTCCAAGGCAAAAAAAGTGAACAATTACGGTATTGGCGGTACGCGTATTGCCAAAAAAACCGTGCCCAGCGAAAATGCGGTACACGATCAGGATTATGTTTCCCGTTTTGCGGAAATGGATGACAATGCAGACGTAATTTTGGTATTTGGCGGTACCAATGACTACGGTCACGGGGATGCTAAAATGGGCACCTTTAAAAGCCGTGACCCCTATACCTTTTACGGTGCGCTGCACGTTTTGTGCGAAGGTCTTGCCAAAAAATATGTGGGTAAGTCCATTGTATTTTTAACACCGCTTCACCGTACAGGCGAAGACAATATTGACCAGAACGGTCATGTTTTAAAGGAATATGTAAATGCCATTAAGGAAGTGGCTACCTACTATTCGTTCCCGGTTTTGGATTTGTTTGCAGTAAGCGGTATGCAGCCTGCAATCCCCGAAATTAAGGAAACCTTAATGCCTGACGGCTTGCATCCCTCTTCTAAGGGTCATGCAATTTTGGCAGAAAGAATTTATAATTTCCTGCTGGCTTTATAA
- a CDS encoding TIR domain-containing protein has product MYNKINSLIEEGIRVKCEEYHDVKQEDGLFLLPYIAGDKYNLWMNKIKILTENQLKNHPLYDEIIKTFDGRNNDYGTAAYDRMMSYLKALLDEYANCVPVSTDICTCETKKIFISHSSKDIEYINAFIKLLERIGFAGRGGIFCSSVSGYYIPNGQSIYEYLKKEIENDTHVIMFLSDNYYKSPACLNEMGATWIKAKQHTAILLPNFGYQDIKGAIDPSKIWFKMNDKERLNDFKDQIIEEFELNELDNNIWERIRDEYLDAVSALSKSQKNNVQRVEVEDILDLEESIHCIFRFINTSKSVVVCKDLRAIITDENNNDVLISVKYPVLREHKLYGLENKRIIIDVPKSQIDNYDQFDFCRITNWKTDTYWSPCME; this is encoded by the coding sequence TTGTATAATAAGATTAATTCATTGATAGAAGAGGGGATAAGAGTTAAGTGCGAAGAATACCATGATGTAAAGCAAGAAGATGGGTTGTTTTTATTGCCTTATATTGCTGGGGATAAGTATAATCTGTGGATGAACAAAATCAAGATTCTCACAGAGAATCAGCTAAAGAATCATCCATTATATGATGAAATTATAAAAACATTTGATGGTAGAAATAATGATTATGGTACAGCTGCTTATGATCGTATGATGTCATATTTAAAAGCTTTATTAGACGAATATGCAAATTGTGTTCCGGTATCAACAGATATATGTACTTGCGAAACAAAAAAGATTTTCATTAGCCATTCATCCAAAGATATTGAGTATATTAATGCTTTTATTAAACTATTAGAGCGAATAGGGTTTGCTGGCAGAGGGGGAATATTTTGTAGTTCAGTATCAGGATATTATATACCGAATGGGCAATCTATATATGAATATTTAAAAAAAGAAATTGAAAACGACACTCATGTAATTATGTTTTTGTCGGATAATTATTATAAAAGTCCTGCATGTTTAAATGAAATGGGAGCAACTTGGATAAAGGCAAAGCAACATACTGCAATCTTGTTGCCTAATTTTGGATATCAGGATATAAAAGGGGCTATTGATCCATCAAAAATATGGTTTAAAATGAATGATAAAGAACGTTTAAATGATTTTAAAGATCAAATAATAGAGGAATTTGAATTAAACGAGTTGGATAATAATATTTGGGAACGAATACGAGACGAGTATTTGGATGCAGTTTCAGCTCTTTCAAAAAGCCAAAAAAACAATGTACAAAGGGTTGAGGTAGAGGATATATTAGATTTAGAAGAGAGCATACATTGTATTTTTAGATTTATAAATACAAGTAAAAGTGTTGTTGTATGCAAAGATTTACGCGCTATTATTACTGATGAAAATAACAATGATGTTCTTATTAGTGTGAAGTATCCTGTTCTTAGAGAACATAAACTATATGGATTGGAGAATAAAAGAATAATTATTGATGTTCCCAAATCCCAAATTGATAATTATGATCAATTTGATTTTTGTAGAATAACGAATTGGAAGACGGATACATATTGGTCTCCATGTATGGAGTGA
- a CDS encoding recombinase family protein: MKKVIEIPATIFPKIKDDKARLNVAAYCRVSTEKEEQENSLETQTMHYKNEIERNPNWTLVDVFVDFGVSGLNDTKRTEFMRMIEMCEKGKIDLILTKSISRFARNQLDCLGYIRKLKLKNIGIRFDKERINTLDPSSEIFLSWFSAFAQAESESLSMNITRGKRMGYKEGKFPFPFSLYAYKRGQNGQPEIVPEEAAIVRKIFYLYLEGNSIKDIIEWLEENEIESPKGNKRWSSNSVSGILKNEKYKGDALLQKTYTVDYLTKTVARNKGEVAQYYVENSHEGIVSREIFDMVQDEIKRRRNYTGDKSISFSANYALTGIVFCAECGARYRRVTWARNGKKRIVWRCSERLENGIKNCKNSPSLPEDKLKQAILSGLSQASLDVSNITEMVKNEIGTVIHKNDEQNEYTIKSKVKKLEEEIRVLNQIVNEADDNQVYLDKIKEYENEFEILNSKLIECTKCEMNDIEDFINENEVNMLEYFDAVVRNTVESVLIISQNKIKIKYVDGIEITKSI; the protein is encoded by the coding sequence ATGAAGAAAGTAATTGAAATACCTGCCACCATATTTCCTAAAATCAAAGACGATAAAGCAAGACTTAATGTCGCAGCATACTGCAGAGTAAGCACAGAAAAGGAAGAACAGGAAAATAGTCTTGAAACTCAGACAATGCATTATAAGAATGAAATTGAAAGGAATCCTAACTGGACTCTTGTAGATGTTTTTGTCGATTTCGGTGTAAGTGGTTTAAATGACACGAAGAGAACAGAATTCATGAGAATGATTGAAATGTGTGAAAAAGGTAAAATTGATTTGATTCTAACAAAATCAATTTCGAGATTTGCACGGAATCAGCTTGACTGTTTGGGGTACATAAGGAAATTAAAATTAAAGAATATAGGAATCAGATTTGATAAAGAGAGAATAAACACTCTTGATCCATCAAGTGAAATTTTTCTATCCTGGTTCAGTGCCTTTGCTCAGGCAGAAAGTGAATCGCTTAGCATGAATATAACAAGAGGAAAGAGAATGGGATACAAGGAAGGTAAATTTCCGTTTCCATTTTCATTGTATGCTTACAAAAGAGGACAAAATGGACAACCTGAAATTGTTCCGGAAGAAGCTGCAATAGTTCGTAAAATATTCTATTTGTATCTTGAGGGAAATTCTATAAAGGACATAATCGAATGGCTTGAAGAAAATGAGATAGAATCTCCAAAAGGCAATAAGAGATGGAGTTCAAATTCGGTAAGTGGAATTCTCAAGAACGAAAAGTATAAAGGTGATGCGTTGTTACAGAAGACATACACGGTTGATTACCTAACTAAAACTGTTGCAAGAAATAAAGGTGAGGTTGCACAGTACTATGTTGAAAATAGTCATGAGGGAATAGTATCTAGAGAAATTTTTGATATGGTTCAGGATGAAATAAAACGAAGAAGAAACTATACAGGAGACAAGTCCATTTCATTTTCCGCTAATTATGCTTTAACCGGAATTGTATTTTGCGCAGAATGTGGTGCGAGGTATAGGAGAGTAACTTGGGCACGAAATGGTAAGAAGAGAATTGTGTGGAGATGCTCAGAGAGGCTTGAAAATGGAATCAAAAATTGTAAGAATTCTCCGTCACTTCCTGAAGATAAATTAAAACAAGCAATTCTGTCAGGCTTATCTCAGGCATCCCTTGATGTTTCAAATATAACCGAAATGGTTAAGAATGAAATCGGGACTGTAATTCATAAGAATGATGAGCAGAATGAATATACAATAAAATCAAAAGTCAAGAAACTTGAAGAGGAAATTCGAGTGTTAAATCAAATTGTGAATGAAGCAGATGATAACCAAGTGTATCTTGATAAAATTAAGGAGTATGAGAATGAATTTGAAATACTAAATTCAAAACTTATTGAGTGCACCAAATGTGAAATGAATGACATTGAAGATTTTATAAATGAGAATGAAGTGAATATGCTTGAATATTTTGACGCAGTTGTAAGGAATACGGTTGAATCGGTTCTGATAATTTCACAGAATAAAATTAAAATCAAATATGTAGACGGAATCGAAATAACAAAATCAATTTAA
- a CDS encoding KilA-N domain-containing protein, which yields MSKSAIQNQLQYVIANEQYLKPLLNSGKISIEVYNEVLENLYDECELWKYGRMKNPRVEFNKKKREPKQTMAKQNPGYISLTELAKGCSNIQAGYTIHNWLRDENTVKFLALWEKKHNEKFVDLILSKRMTLTPKIWIDRTKAIGIVSRQGRGGGTYAHKEIAMHFMCWISAEMMLKIIEKYMEVISDEESN from the coding sequence ATGAGCAAATCAGCAATTCAAAATCAACTACAGTATGTTATTGCAAATGAACAATATTTAAAACCATTATTAAATTCAGGAAAGATTAGCATTGAAGTATACAACGAAGTGTTGGAAAATTTGTATGATGAATGCGAACTCTGGAAATACGGCAGAATGAAAAATCCAAGAGTAGAATTTAACAAAAAGAAACGAGAACCTAAACAAACAATGGCGAAGCAAAATCCCGGGTACATTTCATTGACAGAATTGGCAAAAGGTTGTAGTAACATTCAAGCCGGATATACAATTCACAATTGGTTAAGGGATGAAAATACAGTTAAGTTTCTTGCACTTTGGGAGAAAAAACACAACGAGAAATTTGTTGATTTAATTCTGAGTAAAAGAATGACTCTTACACCCAAGATATGGATTGACAGAACTAAAGCTATTGGTATTGTATCAAGGCAAGGCAGGGGCGGTGGCACCTATGCACACAAAGAAATTGCAATGCATTTCATGTGTTGGATTTCTGCTGAAATGATGCTGAAAATAATAGAGAAATATATGGAGGTTATTAGTGATGAAGAAAGTAATTGA
- a CDS encoding recombinase family protein, with amino-acid sequence MRNMFENSNEMMDNLSNEMEESKMTKLGLYESRTFGRISYGFVRDDKGMVYIKEDEAEIIRWMYKMCIQGLSLLQIQAELIRMGINSPTGKEEWSVVTISKTIDNVNNCYIVSDEDYRTAIKEKMFRARNDRRRW; translated from the coding sequence ATGAGAAATATGTTTGAAAATAGCAATGAAATGATGGACAATTTATCAAATGAAATGGAGGAAAGCAAAATGACAAAATTAGGTTTATATGAATCAAGAACATTCGGTAGAATTTCTTACGGGTTTGTAAGAGATGACAAAGGCATGGTATACATCAAAGAAGATGAAGCTGAAATAATTAGGTGGATGTATAAGATGTGCATTCAGGGCTTGAGTTTATTGCAAATTCAGGCAGAATTAATCAGAATGGGAATCAATTCTCCTACTGGTAAGGAAGAATGGTCTGTTGTTACAATTAGTAAAACTATAGATAATGTGAATAATTGCTACATAGTATCAGATGAAGATTATCGTACTGCGATTAAAGAAAAAATGTTTAGGGCAAGAAACGACAGAAGAAGATGGTGA
- a CDS encoding glycoside hydrolase family 127 protein: MNQTVRDYLNKHTQYKPRLDTDILFPYGSDFSYSGIVNDMATFVQERQLKDVRMWQRFVDVYRSDCDGESRSWRGEFFGKMMRGACITYRYTKDKELYRILEDVIKDMLTAQDELGRYSTYSTENEFNGWDLWCRKYVLLGFLHFHEICKCDKLKNEIIESAKKHLDYIIERIGPEEEGKKPITETSWNWGAINSASILEPTLRLYNITGEKKYFDFGEYIVNIGACRDGDIFTMAYENKIAPFQYPVVKAYEMMSCFEGLIEYYRITKIEKWKQAAINFANAVIETDITLPGSCGCTHELFDNSALMQTLTGVRGRMQETCVTVTWMKFLTHILCLTGDPKYAEEIEKSAFNALYGAVNTADSPKNGGLTFDSYSPLLKFYRGNAIGGLMSLWTAIYGCCNAIGAAGTGFVPQFTLFQDKDGVVFNTYAPGEIYTVTPSDNPLYMDVETEYPKGDSISVIVTPEQAETFTVKMRIPSFAKSATLSVEGESFTALPGTYAEITRAWNPGDEIQLNLEIVPEIIFAKPNPKDENAQKHVAIKRGALVLARDTDITPDVGEVLDFDKKITLREIHSLDVESQCQYLVSTDKGCATLMVDYASAGKGVEPPEMECWFPTEEFKTENIEII; this comes from the coding sequence ATGAATCAGACAGTCAGAGACTATCTTAACAAACATACCCAATACAAACCGCGTTTAGATACCGATATCCTGTTCCCCTACGGCAGTGATTTTTCCTACAGCGGTATTGTAAACGATATGGCAACCTTTGTTCAGGAACGCCAGCTGAAAGATGTGAGAATGTGGCAACGTTTTGTGGACGTGTATCGCTCCGATTGCGATGGCGAATCCAGATCCTGGCGCGGTGAATTTTTCGGCAAAATGATGCGCGGTGCCTGTATTACATATCGCTACACCAAAGATAAAGAATTGTATCGTATTTTGGAAGATGTAATCAAAGATATGCTTACCGCACAGGACGAGTTGGGCAGATATTCTACCTACAGCACCGAAAATGAATTTAACGGTTGGGATTTATGGTGCCGTAAATATGTACTTTTGGGCTTTTTACATTTCCACGAAATTTGCAAATGCGACAAATTAAAGAACGAAATTATTGAAAGCGCGAAAAAACATCTTGATTATATTATAGAACGTATCGGTCCCGAAGAAGAAGGGAAAAAACCCATTACCGAAACCTCCTGGAACTGGGGTGCGATTAACTCGGCATCTATTTTGGAACCGACACTTCGCCTTTACAACATCACAGGCGAAAAGAAATATTTTGACTTCGGTGAGTACATTGTGAACATAGGTGCTTGCAGAGACGGTGACATTTTCACCATGGCATACGAAAACAAAATAGCGCCGTTTCAGTATCCGGTTGTCAAGGCATACGAAATGATGTCCTGCTTCGAGGGCCTGATTGAATACTACAGAATCACCAAAATTGAAAAATGGAAGCAGGCAGCAATCAACTTTGCCAATGCGGTTATCGAAACCGATATCACGCTCCCCGGCAGCTGCGGCTGTACCCATGAGCTGTTTGACAACTCTGCGCTGATGCAGACTTTAACGGGCGTGCGTGGCAGAATGCAGGAAACCTGTGTAACCGTAACCTGGATGAAATTCCTTACCCACATTCTTTGCCTTACAGGCGACCCGAAATATGCAGAAGAAATTGAAAAATCCGCATTTAATGCCCTTTATGGTGCAGTAAACACTGCAGACAGCCCGAAAAACGGCGGTCTGACCTTTGACAGCTATAGCCCGCTCTTAAAATTCTACAGAGGCAATGCCATCGGTGGTCTGATGTCTTTGTGGACTGCAATTTACGGTTGCTGTAATGCCATCGGTGCGGCAGGCACAGGCTTTGTTCCGCAGTTTACCCTGTTCCAGGATAAAGACGGTGTGGTATTTAACACCTATGCCCCCGGCGAAATTTACACCGTAACCCCGTCCGATAACCCCCTTTATATGGATGTGGAAACCGAATATCCCAAGGGTGACAGCATTTCGGTTATCGTAACCCCTGAGCAGGCAGAAACCTTTACCGTAAAAATGCGTATCCCGTCCTTTGCAAAATCTGCAACCCTTTCGGTTGAGGGTGAAAGCTTTACCGCCCTCCCCGGCACTTATGCGGAAATCACCAGAGCTTGGAATCCGGGCGACGAAATTCAGTTAAATCTTGAAATTGTGCCCGAAATCATCTTTGCAAAGCCCAATCCCAAGGACGAAAATGCCCAAAAGCATGTGGCAATCAAGCGTGGTGCGCTGGTTTTGGCAAGAGATACCGACATCACGCCCGATGTGGGTGAGGTGCTGGATTTTGACAAGAAAATTACTTTGCGTGAAATCCACAGTCTGGATGTGGAAAGCCAGTGTCAGTATTTGGTTTCCACCGACAAGGGCTGTGCCACCCTTATGGTTGACTATGCTTCGGCAGGTAAAGGTGTTGAACCGCCCGAAATGGAATGCTGGTTCCCCACCGAAGAATTCAAAACCGAAAACATCGAAATCATCTGA